The following proteins come from a genomic window of Pseudochaenichthys georgianus chromosome 19, fPseGeo1.2, whole genome shotgun sequence:
- the phf5a gene encoding PHD finger-like domain-containing protein 5A: MAKHHPDLIFCRKQAGVAIGRLCEKCDGKCVICDSYVRPCTLVRICDECNYGSYQGRCVICGGPGVSDAYYCKECTIQEKDRDGCPKIVNLGSSKTDLFYERKKYGFKKR; this comes from the exons ATGGCTAAACATCATCCAGATTTGATTTTTTGCAGAAAACAAGCCGGTGTCG CTATTGGGAGACTTTGTGAAAAAT GTGACGGTAAATGTGTGATCTGTGATTCCTACGTGCGGCCGTGCACGCTGGTGAGGATCTGTGATGAGTGTAACTACGGCTCCTATCAGGGGCGCTGCGTCATCTGCGGAGGGCCCGGGGTGTCCGACGCCTACTACTGCAAAGAGTGCACCATCCAGGAGAAAGAC CGAGACGGCTGTCCTAAGATTGTGAACTTGGGCAGCTCGAAGACAGATCTGTTTTATGAACGGAAGAAGTACGGCTTCAAGAAGAGGTGA